The Bernardetia litoralis DSM 6794 genome includes a window with the following:
- a CDS encoding PKD domain-containing protein, with amino-acid sequence MKLQNFFQLAFTFLFAALVLVSCKDDEDDTTKAPVAAFTFSPSSPRVGETVTFSNTSTDAETFVWSATDAAFSSTEANPTFAFTTEGDVQVTLTASGDGGSNAVTQTITVLGEDAPIPPVVTYPSNYTEGTDAATSRASVIVASDANGVGENDITWTNDKVWVLDGFVFVNDGQTLTIEAGTVIKGKSGQGENASALVVARGGKVIAEGTATEGIVFTAEADDLNGNLGADENGLWGGLIILGKSGLNSTPGESAIEGIPTTESRGLYGGSDDSDNSGVYRYISVRHGGTLIGAGNEINGVTFGGVGSGTIVEHIEVYANQDDGFEWFGGTVNSKYLIATACGDDAFDYDEGYRGNVQFGLIYQREDAGDRGGEHDGGTDPEDGTPYALPQFYNITSIGNPSSRTITFRDNAGGEYHNSVFANYSKGVDIEFLASGESSYKRFQAGDLKLMNNTFVEVAGNDAAVMFTVATVEGKEPTDAELAEAEAEVLASFEANGNAVGSLGITRSNVVPTEAGGETSTPSNSFFTTTDYRGAFAVGSTPWYTGWTATEAFVQ; translated from the coding sequence ATGAAATTACAGAATTTCTTTCAATTAGCATTCACTTTTCTATTTGCAGCACTTGTATTAGTGAGCTGTAAAGATGATGAAGATGACACAACAAAAGCTCCAGTTGCAGCTTTTACATTTAGTCCTTCAAGCCCTAGAGTTGGTGAAACAGTAACTTTTTCTAATACAAGTACAGACGCAGAAACATTTGTTTGGTCTGCAACAGATGCAGCATTCAGCTCAACAGAAGCTAACCCTACATTTGCTTTTACTACTGAAGGCGATGTACAAGTAACTCTTACAGCTTCTGGAGATGGTGGAAGTAATGCAGTTACTCAAACAATTACAGTACTTGGTGAAGATGCTCCAATACCACCAGTAGTTACTTATCCTTCAAACTATACAGAAGGAACTGACGCAGCTACATCAAGAGCTTCAGTTATAGTAGCATCTGATGCAAATGGTGTTGGCGAAAATGATATTACTTGGACAAATGATAAAGTTTGGGTTCTTGACGGATTTGTTTTTGTTAATGACGGTCAAACTCTTACTATCGAAGCAGGTACAGTAATCAAAGGTAAATCAGGACAAGGCGAAAATGCTTCTGCTCTTGTTGTTGCTCGTGGTGGAAAAGTAATTGCTGAAGGAACAGCAACAGAAGGTATCGTTTTCACAGCAGAAGCTGATGACTTAAACGGAAATCTTGGTGCTGACGAAAACGGTCTTTGGGGTGGTCTTATCATCTTAGGAAAATCAGGGCTTAATTCTACTCCAGGTGAATCTGCAATTGAAGGTATCCCAACTACTGAATCTCGTGGTCTTTATGGTGGAAGTGATGACTCTGATAACTCAGGTGTTTATCGTTACATTTCAGTTCGTCATGGTGGTACACTTATCGGTGCTGGAAATGAAATCAACGGTGTTACTTTTGGTGGTGTAGGTTCTGGTACAATCGTAGAACACATCGAAGTATATGCTAATCAAGATGATGGTTTTGAGTGGTTTGGTGGAACTGTAAACTCAAAATATCTTATTGCTACTGCTTGTGGTGATGATGCTTTTGATTATGATGAAGGATATCGTGGAAATGTTCAGTTTGGTCTTATTTATCAACGTGAAGATGCTGGCGACCGTGGTGGCGAACATGATGGTGGTACTGACCCAGAAGATGGAACTCCTTATGCACTTCCTCAATTCTACAACATTACTTCTATTGGAAATCCTTCTAGTCGTACTATCACTTTCCGTGATAATGCAGGTGGAGAATATCACAACAGCGTTTTTGCTAATTATAGCAAAGGTGTAGATATTGAATTTTTAGCAAGTGGCGAAAGCAGCTACAAACGTTTCCAAGCTGGTGATTTGAAATTAATGAATAATACATTTGTAGAAGTTGCTGGTAATGATGCTGCTGTAATGTTTACTGTTGCAACAGTAGAAGGAAAAGAGCCAACTGATGCAGAGTTAGCTGAAGCTGAAGCTGAAGTATTAGCTTCTTTTGAAGCAAATGGTAATGCAGTAGGTTCTTTAGGAATCACTCGTAGTAATGTTGTTCCTACGGAAGCAGGTGGAGAAACTTCTACACCTTCAAATTCTTTCTTTACAACTACTGATTATAGAGGTGCATTTGCAGTAGGTTCTACTCCTTGGTACACAGGATGGACTGCTACTGAAGCATTTGTTCAATAA
- a CDS encoding TonB-dependent receptor — protein MKINLLTLLTSIFLVFATLSYSSAQSTKGTIRGSVKDAANGEELIGATVVIVGTTTGSAADLDGKYSISVEAGTYDIQVSFVSYQSKTITGVEVKAGQVTVIDATLGEDTAILDAVVVTSKAETASTTAVLAAQKKSGVVQDGLASEQIARSGDRDAAAAITRITGVSVEGGKYVYVRGLGDRYSKTTLNGANLPSLDPNRNSVQMDLFPSNLIDNIIVSKTFSPDLSGEFAGGNVNLVTKDFPDKFTFQWNSSFGFNDQASFNKDFLSYEGGKTDYLGFDDGTREIPSIVKDGLSEDREQLAEESKSFGEGFGLETKSPFLNQFHSVAVGNQIDLAGRPFGFVTSLSYQRSFNYFNDGVTGRYNLPSSNSEELNPAYDLRTEKGTETVLAGANLNMAYKLAPTSKIALNLMYNRSSDKVADFREGRWSEEVFGENNIYQTNVLQYLERSIGSAQLKGKHTLGKRNIEIEWLSSLAQSTQDEPDLRYFSRDYIQTGDERVYNINIAAYPSPSRYYRDMVETNWDNKVDVTIPFTSKGGDSHIKLGGGYLMKDRDFNEQRYDYGRITGFNVLDDFEQTGDPNDFLKDVGFLESGQRGMTIIDATQLTNSYTGAQEVFSAYAMTDWKIAGKLRTVMGLRYEGTSITTTSDNPDVEVGTVETNDILPALNLIYELNEKINLRASYGRTLARPTFRELAPFPSFDFVGDFILIGNPDLERTLIDNIDLRFESYPSLGEIISVSAFYKRFQNPIERAFNPQAANGEVQFRNVGEATVMGLEFEVRKRLNFTKALERFSVGSNLSIMSSKVDIDPRELELIRATDPDRKSTRSMFMQSPYVLNAFVYYDIEEKGISISTTYNIFGKRLAYVTQGGQPDVFEVARPSLDFAFKKTMESGWGVSFRARNLLNPEYKMIQEYKGQEYTYSSYTVGRTFSLGITYLID, from the coding sequence ATGAAAATTAATCTACTAACTCTACTTACAAGTATATTTCTTGTATTTGCAACTCTTTCTTATTCCTCAGCACAATCTACAAAAGGAACAATCAGAGGCTCAGTAAAAGATGCTGCTAATGGCGAAGAGCTAATTGGTGCTACCGTCGTTATTGTAGGAACAACAACAGGCTCGGCAGCTGACCTTGATGGAAAATATTCCATTTCAGTAGAAGCAGGAACGTATGACATTCAAGTTTCATTTGTTTCTTATCAATCTAAAACAATAACAGGTGTAGAAGTAAAAGCAGGACAAGTAACCGTTATTGATGCTACTTTAGGTGAAGATACAGCAATTTTGGATGCAGTAGTGGTAACATCAAAAGCAGAAACAGCATCTACAACAGCTGTTTTGGCTGCACAAAAAAAATCAGGTGTAGTACAAGATGGATTAGCTTCTGAACAAATTGCTCGCTCAGGTGATAGAGATGCAGCAGCAGCTATCACAAGAATAACAGGAGTTTCGGTAGAAGGTGGAAAATATGTATATGTACGTGGATTAGGTGACCGTTATAGCAAAACAACTCTAAATGGTGCAAACCTTCCAAGCCTAGACCCAAATAGAAATTCAGTACAAATGGATTTATTTCCTAGTAATTTAATTGATAATATTATTGTTTCAAAGACATTTTCTCCAGACCTTTCAGGAGAATTTGCAGGTGGAAATGTAAACCTAGTAACTAAAGATTTTCCAGATAAATTTACATTTCAATGGAATTCTTCTTTTGGATTCAATGACCAAGCTAGTTTTAATAAAGATTTTTTGAGCTATGAAGGTGGAAAAACAGATTATTTAGGTTTTGATGATGGTACTCGTGAAATTCCTTCAATTGTAAAAGATGGATTATCAGAGGATAGAGAACAGTTAGCTGAAGAATCAAAATCATTTGGTGAAGGATTTGGGCTTGAAACTAAATCACCTTTTTTAAATCAATTTCATTCGGTGGCTGTTGGTAATCAAATAGATTTGGCAGGTCGTCCTTTTGGATTTGTTACTTCATTATCTTACCAAAGAAGTTTTAATTATTTCAATGATGGAGTTACAGGACGTTATAATTTACCAAGTTCGAATAGTGAGGAATTAAATCCTGCTTATGACTTGCGTACAGAAAAAGGAACAGAAACAGTATTGGCTGGCGCAAACTTAAATATGGCTTACAAATTAGCTCCTACAAGCAAAATTGCTTTAAACTTAATGTATAATAGAAGCTCTGACAAAGTAGCTGATTTTAGAGAAGGACGTTGGAGTGAAGAAGTTTTTGGAGAAAATAATATCTACCAAACAAATGTACTTCAATATTTAGAGCGTTCTATTGGTTCGGCTCAACTCAAAGGAAAACATACTTTAGGAAAAAGAAATATAGAAATTGAATGGCTTTCTTCTTTAGCGCAATCTACACAAGATGAACCAGATTTGCGTTATTTCTCAAGAGATTATATCCAAACTGGAGATGAGCGTGTTTATAATATCAATATTGCTGCATATCCTTCTCCTTCTCGTTATTATCGTGATATGGTAGAAACAAACTGGGATAATAAAGTAGATGTAACAATCCCTTTTACAAGTAAAGGAGGAGATAGCCACATCAAATTGGGAGGTGGATACTTAATGAAAGATAGAGATTTTAATGAGCAACGTTATGATTATGGTCGTATTACTGGTTTCAATGTATTAGATGATTTTGAACAAACAGGAGATCCTAATGACTTTTTGAAAGATGTTGGTTTCTTGGAAAGTGGACAACGTGGAATGACAATAATAGATGCAACTCAACTTACAAATAGTTATACAGGAGCACAAGAAGTATTTTCAGCTTATGCAATGACAGATTGGAAAATTGCTGGAAAACTTCGTACAGTAATGGGACTTCGCTATGAAGGAACAAGCATCACAACAACAAGTGATAATCCTGATGTAGAAGTAGGAACAGTAGAAACAAATGACATCTTACCTGCTCTGAATCTTATTTATGAATTGAATGAAAAAATAAATCTTCGTGCATCTTATGGAAGAACACTTGCCCGTCCTACTTTTAGAGAGCTTGCTCCTTTCCCTAGTTTTGATTTTGTAGGTGATTTTATTCTTATTGGTAATCCAGATTTAGAACGTACTCTTATTGATAATATTGATTTGCGTTTCGAATCATACCCTTCTTTAGGAGAAATTATTTCAGTAAGTGCTTTCTATAAGCGTTTCCAAAATCCTATTGAAAGAGCATTTAATCCACAAGCTGCAAATGGAGAAGTTCAGTTTCGTAATGTAGGTGAAGCAACTGTAATGGGATTAGAATTTGAAGTTCGTAAAAGATTAAACTTTACAAAGGCTTTAGAGCGTTTCAGTGTAGGTTCGAATCTTAGTATTATGTCTTCAAAAGTGGATATTGACCCTAGAGAATTAGAGCTTATTCGTGCAACTGACCCAGACCGTAAATCTACTCGTTCTATGTTTATGCAATCTCCTTATGTTTTGAATGCCTTTGTTTATTATGATATTGAAGAAAAAGGAATTAGCATTAGCACAACTTATAATATTTTTGGAAAACGTCTAGCTTATGTTACTCAAGGTGGTCAGCCTGATGTATTTGAAGTAGCTCGTCCATCTTTGGATTTTGCTTTCAAAAAAACAATGGAAAGTGGTTGGGGAGTTAGCTTTAGAGCTAGAAACCTTCTAAATCCTGAATATAAAATGATTCAAGAATATAAAGGACAAGAATATACGTACAGTTCTTATACAGTAGGACGTACATTTTCTTTAGGAATTACTTATCTGATTGACTAA
- a CDS encoding ABC transporter permease — MRIIDTDKWSEIIDTLFRHKLRTSLTALGVGWGIFMLVLLLGAGKGLQNGVEHNFRDDAVNSLWLYGGQTSIAYKGMPVGRQIQFKNEDYDALGDINGIEYKTGRFYLRGDYIIRYKNKSSSYSTRSVHPDHQYLENTIMDIGRFINQTDLDQNRKVVIIGKLVAEELFDEFKENPNFPIGKWIIMGDVSFQVVGIFSDSGSEREMQSIYLPITTAQLAFNGQGKINQLMMTVGNASIEESNIIAKNIQNDFAARHKFSPDDDRAVRVRNNVEEFAKFQSLFLFIRGFVWIVSLMTILAGIIGVSNIMLIIVKERTKEIGVRKALGATPYSIVSLIVSEAIVITSVAGFFGLTLGVAAIMGMKILVGGGGDNSFFRNPEVDLYVVLVAIGLLVFSGALAGFFPAYKAAKIAPIVALRAD; from the coding sequence ATGAGAATAATCGACACCGATAAATGGAGTGAAATAATAGACACACTTTTTAGACACAAACTCCGAACTTCTCTAACAGCTTTAGGAGTTGGTTGGGGTATTTTTATGCTTGTTTTGCTTTTGGGAGCAGGAAAAGGATTACAAAATGGAGTCGAACACAATTTTAGAGATGATGCTGTAAATAGTCTTTGGCTGTATGGTGGACAAACTTCTATTGCTTATAAAGGAATGCCTGTTGGTCGTCAGATTCAATTCAAAAATGAAGATTATGATGCCTTAGGAGATATAAATGGTATAGAATATAAAACAGGAAGATTTTATTTAAGAGGAGATTATATTATTCGTTACAAAAATAAAAGCTCTTCATATAGTACTCGTTCTGTACACCCAGACCATCAATATCTTGAAAATACAATAATGGATATTGGTCGTTTTATTAATCAAACTGATTTAGACCAAAACAGAAAAGTGGTAATTATTGGAAAATTAGTAGCAGAAGAACTCTTTGATGAATTTAAAGAAAACCCTAATTTTCCAATCGGAAAGTGGATTATCATGGGAGATGTTTCTTTTCAAGTAGTGGGTATTTTTTCGGATAGTGGAAGCGAACGAGAAATGCAAAGTATATATTTACCCATCACAACAGCTCAACTCGCTTTTAATGGACAAGGAAAAATTAATCAACTTATGATGACAGTTGGTAATGCTTCCATAGAAGAATCAAATATAATTGCAAAAAATATTCAAAATGATTTTGCAGCTCGCCATAAATTTTCCCCTGATGATGATAGAGCTGTTAGAGTGCGAAATAATGTAGAAGAGTTTGCAAAATTTCAAAGTCTATTTCTTTTTATTCGTGGTTTTGTTTGGATAGTTAGTTTGATGACTATTTTGGCTGGAATAATTGGAGTAAGTAATATTATGCTCATTATTGTAAAAGAACGAACAAAAGAAATCGGTGTCCGAAAAGCTCTTGGCGCAACTCCTTACTCTATTGTTAGTTTGATTGTAAGTGAAGCGATTGTTATTACTTCAGTAGCTGGTTTTTTTGGACTTACTTTGGGAGTTGCTGCTATTATGGGAATGAAAATACTTGTTGGAGGTGGAGGAGATAATTCTTTTTTCAGAAATCCAGAAGTAGATTTGTATGTTGTCTTAGTTGCTATTGGATTATTAGTATTTTCGGGTGCTTTAGCAGGATTTTTCCCAGCTTATAAAGCAGCTAAAATTGCACCTATTGTGGCTTTGCGAGCAGATTAG